The Agromyces atrinae genome window below encodes:
- a CDS encoding glycosyltransferase: protein MPPASPLTSVSIIDTFSATIIVPTFNESPNVGELVRRIGTALVGDERAAGVEILFVDDSTDDTPAAVLLAAETSDIPVRLLHRDDPVGGLSGAVIAGMNASTGTWCVVMDGDLQHPPEMIPTLLDAGEATEADVVVASRHVPGGSDGGLSGWGRRLVSTVSIAATRAMFPNKLRNCTDPMTGFFAVRRAAVDVDALRPRGFKILLEILARQPLRVVEEPFVFGERFAGSSKATFTQGLRFLTQLFALRFGRMSAFAVVGALGAVANLAIMAGLVAVDVNYIIAAIIAAVVTIIGNFLLLEFFVFRDLRNEGKRFWTRFAQSFAFNGTEALIRLPLLAFLVQFHLMPSVVAQGLTLVLAFIVRFIFHSRVVYRPQRTTPISPLSTGTDVAPAPLDESAKP from the coding sequence TTGCCACCGGCATCCCCGCTCACTAGCGTTTCGATCATCGACACGTTCTCAGCGACGATCATCGTCCCGACCTTTAACGAGAGCCCGAACGTCGGCGAACTCGTTCGTCGCATCGGCACCGCTCTCGTCGGTGACGAGCGCGCCGCGGGCGTCGAGATCCTCTTCGTCGACGACTCGACCGACGACACCCCCGCCGCCGTGCTCCTCGCGGCGGAGACGAGCGACATCCCCGTTCGGCTGCTGCACCGCGACGACCCCGTCGGCGGCCTCTCGGGTGCCGTGATCGCCGGCATGAATGCGTCGACGGGCACGTGGTGCGTCGTCATGGACGGCGACCTGCAGCACCCGCCCGAGATGATCCCGACGCTGCTCGATGCCGGTGAGGCGACCGAGGCCGACGTCGTCGTCGCCTCGCGTCACGTTCCCGGCGGCAGCGACGGCGGGCTGAGCGGCTGGGGCCGGCGCCTCGTCTCGACGGTCTCGATCGCCGCGACGCGTGCGATGTTCCCCAACAAGCTCCGCAACTGCACCGACCCGATGACCGGTTTCTTCGCGGTGCGCCGCGCCGCCGTCGACGTCGACGCGCTCCGCCCGCGCGGGTTCAAGATCCTCCTCGAGATCCTCGCGCGTCAGCCGCTGCGCGTCGTCGAAGAGCCGTTCGTCTTCGGCGAGCGCTTCGCCGGATCGTCGAAGGCGACGTTCACGCAGGGGCTCCGCTTCCTCACGCAGCTCTTCGCCCTGCGCTTCGGCCGCATGTCGGCGTTCGCGGTCGTCGGCGCCCTCGGCGCTGTCGCGAACCTCGCGATCATGGCCGGTCTCGTCGCGGTCGACGTGAACTACATCATCGCCGCGATCATCGCCGCCGTCGTCACGATCATCGGCAACTTCCTGCTGCTCGAGTTCTTCGTGTTCCGCGACCTGCGGAACGAGGGCAAGAGGTTCTGGACGCGCTTCGCCCAGTCGTTCGCGTTCAACGGCACCGAGGCACTCATCCGCCTGCCGCTCCTCGCGTTCCTCGTGCAGTTCCACCTCATGCCGAGCGTCGTCGCTCAGGGTCTCACCCTCGTGCTCGCGTTCATCGTGCGCTTCATCTTCCACTCGCGCGTCGTCTACCGCCCGCAGCGCACGACGCCGATCAGCCCGCTCTCGACGGGCACCGACGTCGCCCCCGCTCCCCTCGACGAGTCGGCGAAGCCCTAA
- the ypfJ gene encoding KPN_02809 family neutral zinc metallopeptidase, whose product MTFNPNADISGGKASKRGRTTGLAIGGGGLGVLALVLLSQFLGVDLTGLVGGQPQQQVEEQSLERCQTGADANADIECRMKGASASLDDYWSRALEGYTSPTDLVMFDDATATGCGNATSATGPFYCPTDQTIYLDTDFYGELSSRFGASGGPLAEMYVVAHEWGHHIQNLLGTLESTRDGQTGADSNAVRVELQADCFAGAWVADASTTTDDAGQAFFEPVTEAQIDEALSAAAAVGDDRIQQASQGYVDPHTFSHGTSEQRQRWFMAGYDGGPGSCDTFAASFL is encoded by the coding sequence ATGACGTTCAACCCGAACGCGGACATCTCCGGCGGCAAGGCCTCGAAGCGCGGCCGCACGACGGGCCTCGCGATCGGCGGTGGCGGTCTCGGCGTACTCGCCCTCGTGCTGCTCTCGCAGTTCCTCGGCGTCGACCTCACGGGTCTCGTCGGAGGCCAGCCGCAGCAGCAGGTCGAGGAGCAGTCGCTCGAACGCTGCCAGACCGGCGCCGACGCGAACGCCGACATCGAGTGCCGCATGAAGGGCGCGTCGGCGTCGCTCGACGACTACTGGTCGCGCGCGCTCGAGGGCTACACCTCGCCGACCGACCTCGTGATGTTCGACGACGCCACCGCGACCGGCTGCGGCAATGCGACCTCGGCGACGGGCCCGTTCTACTGCCCGACCGACCAGACGATCTACCTCGACACCGACTTCTACGGCGAGCTCTCGAGTCGCTTCGGGGCGTCGGGAGGCCCGCTCGCCGAGATGTACGTCGTCGCGCACGAGTGGGGCCACCACATCCAGAACCTCCTCGGCACGCTCGAGTCGACGCGCGACGGACAGACCGGCGCCGACTCGAACGCCGTCCGCGTCGAGCTGCAGGCCGACTGCTTCGCGGGTGCGTGGGTCGCCGATGCATCGACGACGACGGATGACGCGGGCCAGGCCTTCTTCGAACCCGTGACCGAAGCGCAGATCGATGAAGCCCTCTCGGCCGCGGCAGCGGTCGGCGACGATCGCATCCAGCAGGCCAGTCAGGGCTACGTTGACCCCCACACGTTCTCGCACGGAACGAGCGAGCAGCGTCAGCGCTGGTTCATGGCCGGCTACGACGGCGGCCCGGGCTCGTGCGACACGTTCGCCGCGTCATTCCTCTGA
- a CDS encoding adenylyltransferase/cytidyltransferase family protein, protein MTLTEPVSRPRTTGRIGYAAGAYDLFHVGHLNILKHAKSACDYLIAGVVSDEMLELTKGRAPIVPLSERLEIVSHISYVDEARAEVVPDKLATWNDVHFDVFFKGDDWRGTERGMRLEREFAAVGVEVVYFPYTMHTSSTKLRAALDALQRPREFESAARE, encoded by the coding sequence ATGACGCTTACCGAACCCGTTTCCCGACCCCGAACGACAGGCCGGATCGGCTATGCCGCCGGCGCCTACGATCTGTTCCACGTCGGCCACCTCAACATCCTCAAGCACGCGAAGAGCGCGTGCGACTACCTCATCGCGGGCGTCGTCTCCGATGAGATGCTCGAGCTCACGAAGGGCAGGGCACCGATCGTGCCGTTGTCGGAACGGCTCGAGATCGTCAGCCACATCTCCTACGTCGACGAGGCGCGGGCCGAGGTCGTGCCCGACAAGCTCGCCACGTGGAACGACGTGCACTTCGACGTCTTCTTCAAGGGCGACGACTGGCGCGGCACCGAACGGGGCATGCGTCTCGAGCGCGAGTTCGCGGCCGTCGGCGTCGAGGTCGTGTACTTCCCGTACACGATGCACACGTCGAGCACGAAGCTGCGCGCCGCCCTCGACGCCCTGCAGCGCCCCCGCGAGTTCGAGTCGGCCGCGCGCGAGTGA
- a CDS encoding malate dehydrogenase, whose amino-acid sequence MTTTITITGAGGQIGYALLFRIAAGDLLGPDERVRLKLLEIPQGLRGAEGAALELQDGAFGLLESVDVTDDAGVAFDGTNIAFLVGSRPRTAGMERGDLLAANGGIFGPQGQALNAGAADDVRIVVVGNPANTNALIAAAHAPDIPSERFTALTRLDHNRAVGQLSTLLGVPASEVRDVTIWGNHSATQFPDVAHATVGGRGVPELLAERFGGEVAARAWLADEFIPRVAKRGAEIIEVRGSSSVASAANAAIDHVRDWVHGTQNGWTSVALPSDGSYDVPAGLVSSFPARSVDGAWQIVRDLDLDDFAAPRIAASVAELVEEREAVRTLGLL is encoded by the coding sequence ATGACGACGACCATCACGATCACCGGTGCCGGCGGACAGATCGGCTACGCCCTCCTCTTCCGCATCGCCGCGGGCGACCTGCTCGGTCCCGACGAGCGCGTCCGGTTGAAGCTGCTCGAGATCCCGCAGGGGCTCCGCGGCGCCGAGGGCGCGGCACTCGAACTGCAGGACGGCGCGTTCGGTCTGCTCGAATCGGTCGACGTGACGGATGACGCGGGCGTCGCGTTCGACGGAACCAACATCGCGTTCCTCGTCGGGTCTCGCCCTCGCACGGCGGGCATGGAACGCGGCGACCTCCTCGCCGCGAACGGCGGCATCTTCGGGCCGCAGGGTCAGGCACTCAATGCCGGAGCGGCCGATGACGTGCGCATCGTGGTCGTCGGCAACCCCGCCAACACGAACGCCTTGATCGCTGCGGCGCACGCCCCCGACATCCCCTCGGAACGCTTCACCGCGCTCACGCGCCTCGACCACAACCGTGCCGTCGGTCAGCTCTCGACTCTGCTCGGCGTGCCCGCGTCGGAGGTGCGCGACGTCACGATCTGGGGCAACCACTCGGCGACGCAGTTCCCCGATGTCGCGCACGCGACGGTCGGCGGGCGCGGTGTGCCCGAGCTGCTGGCCGAGCGTTTCGGCGGCGAGGTCGCCGCGCGGGCGTGGCTCGCCGACGAGTTCATCCCGCGCGTCGCGAAGCGCGGAGCCGAGATCATCGAGGTGCGCGGCTCGTCGTCGGTCGCCTCCGCGGCCAACGCCGCGATCGATCACGTGCGCGACTGGGTGCACGGCACGCAGAACGGCTGGACCTCGGTCGCGCTGCCGTCGGACGGCTCGTACGACGTGCCCGCGGGTCTCGTCTCGTCGTTCCCCGCGAGATCGGTCGACGGCGCGTGGCAGATCGTGCGTGACCTCGACCTCGACGACTTCGCGGCGCCCCGCATCGCGGCATCCGTCGCCGAGCTCGTCGAGGAGCGCGAGGCCGTCCGTACCCTCGGCCTCCTCTAG
- the pip gene encoding prolyl aminopeptidase, with protein sequence MRDMYPEIEPSETGMLDVGDGQHIYWEISGNLTGKPVVFLHGGPGGGTSPAHRRLFDPEKYRIVLFDQRGCGLSIPHASAPEADLSVNTTWHLVRDIEKLREHLRVDRWQVFGGSWGSTLALAYAETHPDRVTELVLRGIFTLRPVELEWFYEGGASVLFPDLWEQFVAAAPHGSPGRYIAEFGRLLDDPDPAVHGPAAIAWSRWESSTITLLPQADTIARFTEPEYATAFARIENHYFRHGGWFTEEQLIRESSKLAGIPAVIVQGRYDICTPVMTAWDLHRAWPEATLTIVDDAGHAFDEPGILAELLAATDRFAETPRDAGE encoded by the coding sequence ATGCGAGACATGTATCCCGAGATCGAGCCGTCCGAGACGGGCATGCTCGACGTCGGCGACGGACAGCACATCTACTGGGAGATCTCGGGCAACCTCACGGGTAAACCCGTCGTCTTCCTGCATGGCGGGCCCGGTGGCGGCACGAGCCCCGCCCACCGACGGCTGTTCGATCCCGAGAAGTACCGCATCGTGCTCTTCGACCAGCGCGGGTGCGGTCTCAGCATTCCGCACGCGAGCGCTCCCGAAGCCGATCTCTCGGTGAACACGACGTGGCACCTCGTGCGCGACATCGAGAAGCTGCGCGAGCACCTCCGGGTCGATCGCTGGCAGGTCTTCGGCGGATCGTGGGGTTCGACGCTCGCGCTCGCGTACGCCGAGACGCACCCCGACCGGGTCACCGAACTCGTGCTGCGCGGCATCTTCACCCTGCGACCCGTCGAGCTCGAGTGGTTCTACGAGGGAGGTGCGTCGGTGCTCTTCCCCGACCTGTGGGAGCAGTTCGTCGCTGCGGCGCCGCACGGTTCGCCCGGCCGCTACATCGCCGAGTTCGGCCGCCTGCTCGACGACCCCGACCCGGCCGTCCACGGCCCCGCGGCCATCGCGTGGTCGCGCTGGGAGTCGTCGACCATCACGCTCCTGCCGCAGGCCGACACGATCGCGCGCTTCACCGAGCCCGAGTACGCGACGGCGTTCGCGCGTATCGAGAACCACTACTTCCGCCACGGCGGCTGGTTCACCGAGGAGCAGCTGATCCGCGAGTCGTCGAAGCTCGCCGGCATCCCCGCCGTGATCGTCCAGGGGCGCTACGACATCTGCACGCCTGTCATGACGGCGTGGGACCTGCACCGCGCGTGGCCCGAGGCGACGCTCACGATCGTCGACGATGCGGGTCACGCGTTCGACGAGCCCGGCATCCTCGCCGAACTGCTCGCGGCGACCGACCGATTCGCCGAGACGCCGCGCGACGCGGGCGAGTAG
- a CDS encoding HPP family protein produces MADQPSPTARRKQIILGIIMGLVMGVVIALITGFWPWIFAGIAVGLASGAILKPPAS; encoded by the coding sequence ATGGCCGATCAGCCCTCCCCCACCGCCCGTCGCAAGCAGATCATCCTCGGGATCATCATGGGTCTCGTAATGGGCGTCGTCATCGCACTGATCACCGGATTCTGGCCGTGGATCTTCGCCGGCATCGCCGTCGGTCTCGCCTCGGGCGCGATCCTCAAGCCGCCGGCATCCTGA
- a CDS encoding phenylacetate--CoA ligase family protein — protein sequence MVLKRIAFEVKTRLGARSSLALEREFRRNDHLDPAELESLRASRAIAHARFAMQNSPFYRDFYGDAGFSLDDLRDPAAFTALPLLDKETVRANFDTIRTPEATPESSAQSATGGSTGQPLRILRDLRFPARAIEWRLFRWWGIDPWDNRANVYRHVLVGDARVKHDRQWWPSKRLHLDAFSMTDDAVRTFVDEWNRARPTLLFAYVGAALELARALGRLGLAMHPPRAIAVTAAPLPESQRLEIEAGLGAPVYDHYRASEMPWLAGECAEQHGLHLFSDVRTVEVLDDDGHPVEAGTTGEVVATDMTNRVFPLIRYRMGDRTTPINGRCACGVTLPRIAPVSGRLVEALRLPGGGVVAGEALAQLFSKTPRAVRQFQLVQAADYSVIVRAIPGDDPDALAIIERAARLVHDNAAGAVPVRHEVVDTIPHVGGKTRFIISEAPV from the coding sequence TCGATCCCGCCGAGCTCGAGTCGCTCCGGGCGTCGCGCGCGATCGCGCACGCGCGGTTCGCGATGCAGAACAGCCCCTTCTACCGGGACTTCTACGGCGACGCCGGGTTCAGCCTCGATGACCTGCGCGACCCCGCCGCGTTCACCGCGCTCCCCCTCCTCGACAAGGAGACGGTGCGCGCGAACTTCGACACGATCCGCACACCCGAGGCGACGCCCGAGTCGAGTGCTCAGTCGGCGACGGGAGGCAGCACGGGCCAGCCGCTCCGCATCCTGCGCGACCTGCGCTTCCCCGCGCGGGCGATCGAGTGGCGGCTCTTCCGCTGGTGGGGCATCGACCCGTGGGACAACCGCGCGAACGTCTACCGGCACGTGCTCGTGGGGGACGCGCGCGTGAAGCACGACCGCCAGTGGTGGCCGTCGAAGCGCCTGCACCTCGATGCGTTCTCGATGACGGATGACGCGGTGCGCACGTTCGTCGACGAGTGGAACCGTGCTCGGCCGACCCTCCTGTTCGCCTACGTCGGGGCCGCTCTCGAACTCGCGCGCGCCCTCGGCCGTCTCGGTCTCGCGATGCACCCGCCGCGCGCGATCGCCGTGACCGCGGCGCCCCTGCCCGAGAGCCAGCGACTCGAGATCGAGGCCGGCCTCGGCGCACCCGTCTACGACCACTACCGCGCCTCGGAGATGCCGTGGCTCGCGGGCGAGTGCGCCGAGCAGCACGGCCTGCACCTCTTCAGCGACGTGCGCACCGTCGAGGTGCTCGACGACGACGGACACCCCGTCGAGGCCGGAACGACGGGCGAGGTCGTCGCGACCGACATGACGAATCGCGTCTTCCCGCTCATCCGCTACCGCATGGGCGACCGCACGACGCCCATCAACGGGAGGTGCGCGTGCGGCGTGACGCTGCCACGCATCGCACCCGTCTCGGGCCGACTCGTCGAGGCGCTCCGGCTGCCGGGCGGCGGCGTCGTCGCGGGCGAGGCGCTCGCTCAGCTCTTCAGCAAGACGCCCCGCGCCGTGCGACAGTTCCAGCTCGTGCAGGCGGCCGACTACTCGGTCATCGTGCGCGCCATCCCCGGCGACGATCCCGACGCACTCGCGATCATCGAGCGCGCGGCCCGACTCGTCCACGACAACGCCGCGGGCGCCGTTCCCGTGCGCCACGAGGTCGTCGACACGATTCCCCACGTAGGAGGCAAGACGCGATTCATCATCAGTGAAGCCCCGGTCTGA